The stretch of DNA TAAAAACCTACTGGTTAGCGGCTGTGAGAGATGGGGTTGCTTACGAGTACAAGGATGGGACCATCTCGGCGACTGATGTTGTGGAGGGAAGAGTCCTATGGAGCCACAAGCTAACTCCGGGCTACGTGTTTCCAGAGCCCCAGGGTCCTGGAAGGGCGTTCACAGGGGTGTTGAAGGGGGCTTGGGTTGATGACAACTCCCTCATACTCCTCTTACAGGACTCAGACCAGGCTACTGGCGAGCTTGTCTGGGTCTACAGCCTTGTGGTAGCTTCGGAGGAAGGTGTTAGGGAATCCTACCTCGAGGCCTTCAGGGTTAAGTCAGACTTCGCAAGTTACGATATTAGGGTAGGGTTTGACGGGGAGAGGGTTTACGTGCTAACCGGCCTCATATGGAGCTATCGAGGCGCATACCAAGGGGTGGTAACCCTAGACTCTCTAGCTCTAGACGGTAGTGCTAAGCGGTTACTCGTCCGGGAGGTAGGGGGCGCGCCGGAGGATGGCTACCTCCCTCTCTACCTCTTCGTCGACGACGGTAGAGTGGGGATCGGCTACGCTGTGTGGAGGAATGTAGTGGAGGCCATGGATGTAGGAACAGTCACGAGGGTTGAGCCTCCTATACTCGTGTTCGAAACCCTCACGCCCGAGGGAGAGGTCCTGTGGGCTAGGGAGATAGCGGTAGACATCGAGCAAGGGAAGCTCCTGGGGTTCAGAGAAAATAGTTTGTACTTTACCGACGGTAGATACGTATATAAGATGGGTCCCGATAGGGCTGCCGAGAAGCTCGCAGACCTCGGAACCCAAGGGCTCTCGGCGGATACAGTCCTAGGCGCTATAATAGCCGCCCCAATACTATTCCCCTTCCTACCCTTCATAACACCCGATACCACGACAGTTATGGTTATGGTTGATACAACATTGTACATCTACAACGGGCCCGAGGCTCAACTGCTCTCAGTAGCTCTAGGCTAGGATTGAGCGGCCGTAGTTCTCCGGCTTTACCGCCGTTATTCTGTAGAGCTCCGCAATTCACTACGCCTATACTCCTTTGGCGCGTCCTCTATCCTGCAGGTGCAGTTCACCAGGCAGCTCTATATACAGCTGAAATCTCCTTACACCTATCCCATATAAGCCTGACCTTCATGTTCTCGATGAACTCAAACGATTGTGACAACACTCGCAGCATCACGAGGACGTACCTCTATATGTGCTCCACAGCTTATGCAAGTCTCCTGGTCGCACACAACTCTCACAAATTCACCAAAGCTTACCTCAGGTTTCCACCGAGATTAACAGCAGCCTAATCTATGAAATGAAAGATACGAGTTTGGCTCTATAGTTAGAAGGCACCTTAAAGATGTAGTGTTCTAAGATATCGTTGATACTAACCAAGGTGTCGTCGAACGTTACAATTGCCGAGCCCCTACTGTAATTAACCTTGGTGTCAATTATACCTTTTACATTTTTCAGCGCTGTCTCTATGGCTATTGCACAGCCCTCACAATGCATACCTTCAATGCCGAGAAGAGCTTTCTCTTGTTTATTATGCGAAAATAAGATAGCCTGTGAATGGCGCTTAAAGATTATCATTCTCGCCTTGAGGTATGGCCAACTTTCATTCACATATGCATAGTTTCGTTATGTTGTAGAAGCTTGTTTAAGGTTGTTTAAGGATGGATGTGGTGAGCGGTTTAATGTTAGACTTTAAGTTCTAAGATAATGCTTTCCTTTGCTCAGCATCCCTCTAATCTATTTTAACCTTGTGTTTAAAGTTTTCTAGCTTATCACGAGTGACCGTGTGAATATGTAAGGGGTGGGAAGGTGGTAGGTTCAGTTCTTTCACTAGCCTCTCCTCTATAAACTTGACCTCATGGGGTGAGAGTGGCTTTGTGGTGGAAACAATTAGATCAATATCACCCGACTTCTCGTACTCTCCTCTCGCTATACTCCCTGTTATGTAGACTTCTGCATTCATTATCTCTCTTTTTATAATTTCTGCTGCTCTAGCCGTCAGGTTTCTCCACCCACTAATCAGTGACTCCCTGACCTTTAGAGAGGGGTCTATTACTTGTGGTAGCCTCCTGCCTTTAATTCTCCTATAGAGGGCTTCAGCTGCCATGCTACCAGCTATGAGAACGGCTAATATAGCTAGTTCACCCGGGTTCATAGAGGCCATCTGATAAACTAGTATAGCTAGAGAAGTAAGGTTGAGGATAAAACCAACAAGGGATATTAGGGGGTTTGCACCCGTCTCCCTGCGGAGCTTGTACGCTGCCAGGTTGACTGCTGCGAATATAATTAAGAACCCTCCGCTACCTGCTGTGCTAATCTGCTCTAGACTTGCATATAGGGCTAGTAGAAGGCCCAATATGCTTATAACAAGGAGGCCCTCGTAGGCGCCTCGCCAGATATGCCTTCCTAGGAGCTGGGGTGCCTCACCGTACTTAGCTATGATATAGCTTACGCGTGCGGAGCCGTATAAGGTTGCGTTAATCGCGCTGCTTGTCGAAGCCAAGGCGGCAGCCACAACCAGTGTGAAGCCTATCTTACCTAACACGGGTTCTACTAGTACTGCTAGGGCATAGTCTCTGGCGATTCGAACAGTATCTGGGTCTAACGTGCCTGCAGCTACTATAGCTATCAAAACGTATACAATGATGACTGTGACAACACTCGCGTAGAGCCCTTTTCTCAACGTCGTAGTGTCCCTAACGTCCTTTGCAGTGTTTGCCACTAGTTCAAAACCTTCATATGCAAGAAATATTATCATGCCACCCGCAACTATACTTAGGATCGATGGCCACTCTCTCACTCCCAACCTGTTCCAGTCTACGAGCGGCATGCTTACGACGGCTACGAGTATGAGAACGAGAAGTTTGAATATGACCAGTCCTAACTCGACTCTCCCGCTCATGATAGCACCCAGCATGTTAACTACTGTAAGCCCTGCTATAACGAATACTACGAGGGCAATGTAAGCCTCCCTCGGACAGCAGTTAATCATGCTGGCGCCGTAGCTGCCGAAAGCGTGGGCATAAAGCGAAATCATGACAATGTAGGATGCGAGCAGCATGATGTTTAATCCTCCGCTGATAACGTTGTCACCGTAGGCTCTAACTATGAATTCTATAGTGCCTCCCTCGCTTGGATACCTAGAGCTTAGCTTAGCATACGAGTAAGAGGTTATTAGAGCTACAGAACCTGCGAGTAAGAAAGCCAGAGGTGCGGCAGCTCCAGCAAGTTCAAGGCTTAGACCCAGGGTTGCGAATATGCCCCCTCCAATCATACCGCCGACTCCAATACTGAAGACCTCCCAGAAACCAAGTTTCTCGGTACCTTTTCTCGCCGACAAACCTGGCACCCTTCTTTCTTCACGTAGACTTCAAAGCAGTGGTTACGTCCTAACGACCGAAGCCAGGCCATCATCAATTTTGGCTTGAGGCGTCTATTATAAACATGTGAACAAAACAATTACATAGTATAATCATAAACTGGTAAAACCCTAGCCTCAAAATTGGACAAATCCAACTTGCAGAAATGAATATATGAATTACGTTCTCGCCACTATACTATAGTGAAGTACTGCTAGGGGGTTTCCGATATTGATTTCCTCACAGGACGTTGGTAAGCGAGTAAGACTTTCGAGAATACTTCCAGATGGTAGGTCTGTTATATTCGCCTTTGATCATGGGATCGAGCATGGGCCTGGAGAGATTCCGGAGGAGAGGCTGGATCCTAGGTTGTTGATTAGAGAGGTTGTTGAAGCGGGTGTTGACGCTATAATGACTACACCAGGTATAGCCCGTTTAACATGGGATATTTGGGCTAACCGAGTAGCAATGATTATAAAGGTAAGCGGGAAAACCAGCATAAGACCTCAGGACGATCAGTTCCTCCAGAGCGCTATATCGAGTGTAGATGAAGTTGTTGCACTTGGTGGTGATGGGGTTGCGGCGACAGTTTACTGGGGAAGCCAGTTCGAGGATAAGATGTTAGAGAGATGGACCCGGATCCGTTTGAGAGCGGAGAAGCTTGGTCTACCAGCTCTTCAGCTTGCATATCCCCGAGGCCCCCATATAAAGAACAGGTACGCAGTTGATATAGTTGCTTATGGAGCAAGGGCTGCTATGGAGACTGGAGCGGACCTTATAAAGACGTACTACACTGGCTCAACGGAATCGTTCAGGAGGGTGGTTAGCGCGGCTGGCGGGGTGCCGGTTCTGATGAGTGGTGGGGCACGCACACCATCCCCGCAGGAGTTCTTGCATAAGGTTTATTCCGTGATGGAGGCTGGAGGTGGAGGTGTGGTTGTTGGAAGAAATATCTTCCAAGCTGGTGATATCCGAGCCATGGTTAAGGCAATTAGGGCAATAGTACATGAAGGCTTTGATCCGGAGAAGGCCTCTAAGCTTTTAGGTTAGAATGGGGATTAGGTAGTAATGCTAGAGCATCTGGTGCAGGCTGTTGCTGTAGGTCACGCTCTTGTCGATCTCAGGCTGTACGTTGAGAGAATACCGGGTGTAGACGAAGAGGCGGTGATTAAGGATGAGACGAGAAGTGTGGGAGGTTCTGCGGCGAACGTGGCTGTAGTGTTGAGAAGGTTAGGGGTTCAGTCAGGCATTATTGGAAAGATAGGGCTGGACGACTTCGGGAGGATAGCCGTGGACAATCTTATGAGAGAAGGAGTGGACATCTCTGGCCTCCGAGTATCTCTGCGGGATAGGACTGGGTTCTCCGTGGTTGTGCGTGACAAGGAAGGGTCGATAACTATTTACAGTTTTAAAGGCGCTGCTGAAAAGCTCGAGCCAGGGGAGATTGACGCGGACGCTATAGGTAGATCAAAACACGTACACGTTGCCAGTCTAAGGCCCGATACTACTCTTAAAACCGTAGAGATCGCTAAGAAACGTTCCATAACTGTTTCATGGGATCCGGGCAGGGTTTTATCGAAGATGGGAGCCGAGAGGCTTGCCAATATAATTTCTAAAGTGGACATCATCTTTGTTAATAGGAATGAGGCGAAGAATCTTACAGGGTATCATGATTATAGGCAAGCTGCAAGGCACCTTAAAAAACTTGGTCCAAAAATTGTTGTGATAAAGCTGGGAGCCAGCGGATCATACATCCTTTATAGTGATGGTGAGGTATTCGTTCCAGCCATAAAGCCGGAGAGAGTTGTGGATACAACTGGTGCTGGCGATTCTTATGCGGCAGGCTTTATAGCGGGTCTTCTCAGGGGCTACACTATAGAAAAAGCCTCTTTGTATGCTACTATCGTCGCCTCAATAAAAGTATCTAGGCTTGGATCTAACGCAGCTCCCTCTCATGAGGAAGTGGTTGAAAAAGCCAGAGAGCTCGGGGTGGAGATTTAGTTGGAATTACCGTCAGAAATATTGATTAGAAGGGATTTTAGAATTGATGGCTGTTAATGTTGACAAGATAAAGCAATATTAGTCATGCTACAACTTTTTATTAGTTTGCGTCATCCAATAGAAACTCATAGTGTCCTTATGGTGGGTGTTTTGAAGAGGCCTAGGAGTAGGCTATGGTATGATGGCTTGGAGAACACACCGCACAGAGTCTATCTGAGGGCTATTGGATTCACTAGCGACGACTTCCAGAAACCACTTATTGCCGTGGTAGCGGCATGGAGCGAGGCCGGGCCCTGCAACTTTAACGTGCTGCCAGGAAGTCTCCGCGTGAAGGAGGGGGTTAGGTCAGCGGGGGGTGTGCCACTGGCGGTTCCCACTATCGTTGTTAACGATGGCATAAACATGGGAACTCCCGGGATGCGTTATAGCCTCATAAGTAGGGAGCTAATTGCAGACACTATAGAAGCACAAGTGGCCAGCCACGGGTTCGACGGCTGGGTCGGTATTGGGGGCTGTGACAAGACCCAGCCTGGGATAATGATGGCCATGGCAAGGCTCGACCTCCCGAGCATCTACATTTATGGGGGGACCGCTGAGCATGGCGTTCTTGATGGGGAAACAGTGACAGTCCAATCTGCATTCGAGGCTGTGGGGGCCTATCTTAAAGGTCTAATAGATGAGGAACGCCTTTACGAGATAGAGAAGGCTGCCATGCCCACGCCGGGCACCTGCCAGGGCCTCTTCACAGCCAACACAATGGCCATACTTGCAGAGGCCTTGGGCCTCTCTCCCCTCGGCTCGGCAAGCCCTCCAGCAACTAGCTCTGAGAGGGCTAGGGAGCTGGCCAGGGCTGGAGCTCTGGCAGTGGGGCTTGTGGAGACTGGCCTGACCCCCCGAAGGATTCTCACCTACGAGGCATTCTACAACGCTATAGTGACATTGATGGCTATATCAGGCTCCACTAACGCCGTGCTCCACCTCCTAGCAATAGCCAGAGAGGCTGGGGTCAAGTTGGCACTTGACGATTTCGACGAAGCCAGTAGAAAGGTGCCTGTGATAGCTGCCCTGGCCCCCGCGGGGAAGTATACGATGGTGGACCTACATAATGTGGGTGGTGCTCCGGTTATCCTCAGGAAGCTTCTCGACCGGGGGTTGCTCTATGGTGAGGCTGTGACAGTTGAGGGGGTGGAGATAGGGAAACTACTTAGCAAATGGGAGCCTAGGACCGACTATAATATTCTCTACGATTTCGATAAACCATACAAGCCTCATGCGGGCCTGAGGATACTCAGAGGCTCCCTCGCGCCTAGGGGTGCAGTTATGAAGATAGGGGCAAGCGGCATTCTGAAGTTCAAGGGGGCTGCAAAGGTGTTCGACAGCGAGGAAGAAGCTTTCAAGGCCATTGAGAGAGGTTACGTAGAAGAGGGGGACGTCGTCGTAGTTCGCTATGTAGGCCCCAAGGGCGCGCCCGGCATGCCGGAGATGCTCAAGATAACCGCGGCCATAGTGGGGGCAGGGCTGGGAGAGAAGGTCGCACTCATAACTGACGGGAGGTTTAGCGGGGCAACAAGAGGAGTGATGGTAGGTCATGCAGCACCGGAGGCTGCCGTAGGAGGACCGATAGCTCTAGTTGAAAACGGAGATGAAATAGTCATAGACGGTGAAAAAGGAACGCTCGATGTCCTCTTGGGAGGAGACGAACTCGCCAGGAGACGAGATAAATGGTCTCCTCCTCCCCTCCCAAAGCAAGGTTTGCTTCGGAAGTATGCAAAGCTTGTAACACAAGCTGACGAGGGAGCGGTTACCCACTGAAACTTCCCCGGGTAGAGGCCAATGATATTAGAGGCTAGTCGACGGTTACGACGTGTATGCCAGCAAGCAGTAGGAGTGTGACGGATAGGAGTTTTTGCGCGTATATAAGCCTGGAAATCCTGCCTTCCCTCCTCCCTTTCCCAAGATACAATAAAGCTCCGCTCGACAGTAGGAGAGATATCAATACTCCGAGGGCGTATTCGGGGGGTAGCTGTACCTGTATTAGCAGTGTCACGTAGCAGTGCCATAAAGCCCAGGATTACGGCGGAAATGATGTGATATTGTTAGTATGGCATTATAGATGACAGCTAACTTCACTTCTCTCCTCGCGCTTCTAATGCAGGCTTCCCTGGCAATTACAAAAGCAAGAATAGCGGGAACACCTAGGTTCCAAGCTATTTCACCTAGCTCTTCTCCAGAGTTTGACCCAGGAGGAATGAAATGCCCCTACCCTTCTCCCTATACTCTTCCTTTTCATCTCCATTCAGAATATAGAACGCGTGACCTCTGTGCAGCCAAACCTGTGGAGAGAACAACCATTAATAGCGAGGCTGCGATGACAACTACTGTAAGAATCTTAACGTTGGGCCGGATTTTTTATTGCGCCCAGTGGTTGCAAACAATTTGTATATATTATATAAGTCACCAATATACAGCTATAAACTATCCGGAGAGGAGAGCCGTGTTTTCCTATAGAAGCGCAAGGGGTTGGGGATAATTCTAGCCTTCTAACCCTAGGAGAGCCGTCTAAACACGCTTTTCAACCGGCTGTATATCTCCTGGTATATTTGGAGTAGATCTTTATACGCCTTGGAAGCGTTAGAATCTGCTTCAGCCCTCCACGATACTGGTATTTTTCCCGCTTCCGATTCTATGCTACTCCCCTTTAGAGCCGCGGCAGCCAGGGCTCCGGCGCCTCTAACTCCCGCCATCTCTGGCTGGCTGACAGTTTCTATTGTGGCGTTGAGTGCGCTGGCTATAACCTTGGCAAGCGTTCTGAGTCTAAAACCTCCCCCAACACCTCTCACCAGCTTTGGCTTACCGGCGAGACGTGTCATGTGCTCCATTGCCCAGGCGATGTTCAATGCAACACCTTCTACTGCGGCCCTTACTAGGTGTTTCTTAGTGTGTCTGAGTGTGAGGCCGACGAGCACCCCCTTGGCGTGGGGATCGTCTATTGGTGTTCTCTCGCCGTACAGCCATGGGGTGGCTATTAACCCTTCGGAGCCTGGGGGTATCGAGTGGATGTCCTCCACTGCTCTGTAGTCCATGCCAGTCACATCCAAGATCCAGTCTATCATCCCACCCGCTATCTCCTGCTCTCCTATTACGAGATACTCTCCTGGCTTGGCTGAGAGGAGGCTCCCTATATAGTGTCTAACGTCTAGAAGCCTCCTGGTACTGTGTACCCCTATCCAGCTGCTGGTCCCCACGTATATGTGATACTCCCCGGCGGCCAGAGCTCCGGAGCCCACTGCTGAGGAGGCGATGTCGCCAGCCCCCACAATTACGGGTATTCCTTGTGGAAGGCCAAGGTCTCTTGCTGCACTTGATACCAGCCCGCCAGCCACGTCGGTCGGACCAGCTATCCCTGGTAGCTTTTCAAGGGGTATTCCATAGCGCCTCGCTAGCCTGGGGCTCCAGACCGCCCTGCCTCCCCGGGTGTCGGCTAGCCATGTGAGATGGGCGTCGTCGGGGCTTACCAGGCGTGCTTCGGCGGTTTTCGCGAGGACCCATGTCTTGAGCGTTCCTATGGTGTGGGCTTTGGTAAACAAGTCGGGCTTATTCTCCCGGAGCCAAACCATCTTGGAGAGAGGGTCTTTGCCCGTCTTGCTGGGTGCTCCTCCGGTGAGCCTTAGCAGGTCCACGAGGTGGAGGAGATTATATCCTGAGACCTTCAATACCCCGCTGAACAGCTCCCTGGGGAGGCCGTGGGCCCTCTCGTCCAGCCAGGTTATTATCGGTGTTAACTCGTAATTGTCCCGGTCTAAAAGAACAACACCGGCCAGGTATGTAGAGAATATAACACCGGATACACGGCTCGCCTCAAACCCTTCTAACGCCGCCGACGAAGCCCGGACTATAGCCTGCCAAAGCTCTTCGGGATCCTGCTCCGACCATCCCTTCCTAGGGTAGCTAACGGGGGTGGAAACGCTCCCCCTCCCAGTTATCTCGAGGGTGTTGCAGTCCACTAAGCCCGCCTTAATTCTCGTCGTACCTATGTCTATGGATAGTATGCTGTCGCAACCCCCCACCAGTAACCCCCCGGTCCTCACCAGCCTGGCCAGGAGGGCTTGAAGATCTCCAGCATGGCCTCCTTAATAAGCTCGGCGACAACATCGGGCTTCAACAGGTAGATCATCTCGTTCACGACCCTCACGGCCTTGTCGTCGAACCCCGCATTCTCTATCCTTCTTAATAGGTCCTCCACAGCCTTGAACCCCTCCTCTATGAGGGCGGGTTCAAACCTAGACTCCGGCTCCGGCGCCCCGCGGATGGATTCCTCCACAGCCGCGAGGAAGCTGTCCACGACTCTAGCGTGAATCGGGCTGATCGTCAGGTGTATGCTGGTAGGGAAGCCGAGGTGCTTGTTGCCAGGCTGTAGCTGTACCACCCACCCTGCCCTGCCCAGTCTCGTAGCTACTTCTACGACGTCGATATCGCTGTCTGTGAAGGACAATATACCTGCCTTAGGCCTGCCCAGTACCTCTAGACCGAGAGACTCCAGACCCTTCTGGATGCGCCTCCGGGCTTCCAACACCATCCCAGCCAGCTCGCGGTACCCCTCTACCCCTAATGTTCTTGCTACAGCCCATGCTGCAGCTAGGGTGCCAGCACTCCTCGTCGACAATATTGCCTGGTTCACCAGGGGATAGCCAGGCCATGAGGAGTCTACGAATATCGTCGGCTTCTTATCCCTGGCCCTTCTAAACAGGAGTATGGAGGATCCCTTGGGGGCGTAGCCGTACTTGTGCATATCAACGCTGAAGCTTCTAACCCCCTCAACCCCGAAATCGAATTTCCCCACCTCTTCCCCTGCATCACTGGCGAAAGCCAGTACCATACCCCCTATGCATGCGTCGACGTGAAGCCATACATCCCTCGCTGCGGCTATGTCGCCGAGGTCCTCAACAGGGTCGAGGGAGCCGTAGGGGTAGTCTACGGCGGAGGCGACGATCATAACTGTATCGCGGTCGATTTTCTCCTCGATAATGGCCGGGTCTGCCTGCAGAGTCACACTGTCAACAGGTACTCTCTCAACTTTAAGACCGAGAAGGTATGCGGCTTTAGCGAAGGCTGGGTGAGCGGTTATAGGCATCACGATCTTCCCTGCACCCGATTTCCCGGCCCTCCTCCATCTTTCTCTAGCGGCTAGAACGGCTAGAATGATACTCTCCGTACCGCCGTAGGTGAATGTTCCTGAATATCCTTCAGGAGCGTGGAAAAGGTGTCCTGCGAATCCTAGGAGCTGTTTCTCAAGCTCTATGATGCTGGGGTAGACAGTGAAGTCCAGCATCGTCTTATCCCTGTAGAGTTCCAGGGCCTTTGACGCGGCTTTACGCACCTCGTCCATGCCAGGATCGTAGACGTGGGTGAAGACCCGGCCAGTCCAGGGATTTATGTCTCTACTTGAGAGAAGGAAGAGCTCCCGGAGGACTCGATCCAACCTAGATTTTATGTCGTCCGCGGCCATTTCTCGGGCCCACTATAGTGGGTTTCCACGCCGGCTTATACCCTCTACCCAGCTGCATCCATCCTTAGAAGGGATTGTACAAGGCGGGTGCACTCCTCCAGCCCTCCACAGTCCACATGGCTTTTAACATAGTTCACTTCCCCAACGCTCTCCCGTATATCGTCAAGATGGATCTCCCTATCGTCGAAATAAACTATCCTGCCGGGCGTCAAGTAAAGCCTGCGCTCCACCCGCAACACTCTGAGAAGCTTAGTCAACATCCTTCCCTTCCACGGGTGAGGCTCTATAACGTGATAATGGAATATATGAGACGCGCCTAAAACCCTCAAAGCCTCAAGTGCTTTAAAAGGGACGTTCCAGCTGAACGACGAGACTACCGCCCCCGATCTTCTCGCCCATAAAGCCAGGGCGACCATATATCCATAGAGCCTGACCTCAACCCCGCCAGAATCGACAATAGCATTATGAGAAACGCGAGTAAAGGGCGGCTTTAGCGAGCTCACATCTAAATGATCCCAGAGAGTACCATCTAAGTCTAGAAGGAGAAGCCAATCCCGCTTCAACTAAAACCACCACAAACTACATTCAAAAATGAAACTTGAAGAAAACTCCACCGCCTCAACTTAATCCCTTTTACTCTATCGCTTTCAAACCTTTTCACTTAGCAACAGGTGTCACAGCACAGAACCATAGACTTCGGCAATCCACTTTAGCACAGTTCTCTGAAACAACGGGATGAACGGTAACCTTATGTTGAGTGCTTTAAGCACACCTCCGTCATGGTACACCATAATCGATTGTCTCCCGTCAGACACGAGAACAGCTTTCACGCTATAATTCTCAATGCTAGAAAGTAGTTTGTCGGCAAGAAGAGATAGCTCATCATTTCTAGCTCTACTTTTAACTTTATCCGGGTCAACGGCATACACCCTTCCATACAGTCTGAGATGTTCCGCCGAGTACCTAGACAGTTTTAAGAGAATGATATCGGCAGCCACCTTCTTCTCGCTTATCTTACTAAAGATCCCCCGAAATCTCAGGCCGAACCTCCCATCTGCTAAACCTATAATCAAGTCAGACTCCGTTCTTTCAACAAGAAGTTTGAGACTATTCCTAATACTCCACTCACCCTCCAGATAGAGTATGGGCAGCTGCTTCTCCTCATACCTCCTTTTGGAAGTTTTAACTCGATTATAGCCTCCTCCGCGGATCTCACATACCTATCTCGCATTTCCCCTATAACATGCTCGGGATCAACCGCCCTATAGTATGTCGGCGATCCCTGCGTCCTTTCTACAAAACCCTTTGCAATAAGGTCTCTCAATACGTCGTAGACCCGAGGTCTAGGCACTCCGCTCCTTAGAGATATTTCTCCGGCCTTTGAGGGGCCGTAGAGTACTAGTGCCGCGTACACCCGGGCTTCATACTCTTTAAAACCCAGGCTCGTGAGCTTGCCCACGATCTCGCGACTTATCATAGCACTACCCATGATTAAATTTGTAACTCTCAGAGTTACAATAGTTTTTCAACACATTGTCTCCATTATAATAGCACGGGGTTTCTAGTCTTGACGGAATCATTAAGCGTGAGCCTGGAAAAATCGGAGAAGTTAGTTGTAGATCTTAGAGATGCTACAAGGAAGATCATACATATGGTTGGAGGGAAGGCGGCATCGCTGGGAGAACTTCTTGAACACGGTTTACCCGTGCCGCCCGGTTTTGTAGTAACTACTAGAGCTTACGACCTGTTCGTAGAGAAGAATGGACTAAAGAGTGTTATTGAGAATTTTAGTGGGGCTAACCAAGCGGCAATACTTAGGC from Aeropyrum pernix K1 encodes:
- a CDS encoding TrmB family transcriptional regulator produces the protein MISREIVGKLTSLGFKEYEARVYAALVLYGPSKAGEISLRSGVPRPRVYDVLRDLIAKGFVERTQGSPTYYRAVDPEHVIGEMRDRYVRSAEEAIIELKLPKGGMRRSSCPYSIWRVSGVLGIVSNFLLKERSLT